TAAGGTATGCAGTTACCACAGTTCCGCTTCTTCCACTTCCACCGAGGCAATGTATCAGGACCTTTTTGCCTTCTTTGGTTTTCTTTTCTATCCACTCGACAATCTTAAGCAGCTCCCCTAAAGATGGTGCGGTAAAGTCCTCTATTGGTGCATAAAGAACTTCAACGCCTCTTTTGCTAAGTTCCTCCAAGTCGTAATACAGCTCGTATTCGTAGGTAAGAACAACCACAGCATCAAATTTTTCCGCAATTTCTGGAATGTCTTCCGGGTAGGGCATAGGTGAAAAAGCCACCTTCCCGTCAACGAACTTCGGATACACCATTTTTAGTCCCCATCCCAAAATTCGCTGGATAACATTATAAACTCTTACGCCGATCTTCAGTTAAGGTGAGGAAAATGAGAAAAAAAGAGCTTGGGCTCTTTCTGCCAGTTTTGATTTTTATAGGAATCTTGTGGTTTTTCAGACCGTGGTTCCATGGAATTGTCATGAGCTTTTACCGAAATCCAACGATAATATACCTCTTCATCATATTAGCAGCCATCTTAATATACAGCTCCAAGAAAAGGTTTGTTGAAGGAAATACAAAAAGGAATGCCTCATTGGGAGGCACCTTTGCCTTGGTGATTCTCTTATTGATCATTATCTCGGTATTCACTGGAGCCCTTTCAAACACGGCCCTCTACAAAGAATACCACCCAACTCAAGTTTCAAATGAGCTTGAGCTTTCAAGCAGCAAGATAAGGATTTTGCCCAAGCTAACCGCATACCGTTATGCGGTCGATACGATAGAATACGCCCGATATACACTGGGTTCTTCCCATTTAACCATTAGGGACGGAACTCCGGTCTGGGGGTTCTTCATAATACCGGATGGAGCGTGGAACGCAATAAGGCTCAAAGACAAAGGTGTTCTCTTCGTTGACATGAACACTACCCAAGCAAGAATGGAAAGAATCGAGAACGAACTCCAAGTCGGCCCGGGAATGCAGATTTTTGACAACCTTGAGTGGAATCTC
The Thermococcus sp. 2319x1 DNA segment above includes these coding regions:
- a CDS encoding dual specificity protein phosphatase family protein, with protein sequence MVYPKFVDGKVAFSPMPYPEDIPEIAEKFDAVVVLTYEYELYYDLEELSKRGVEVLYAPIEDFTAPSLGELLKIVEWIEKKTKEGKKVLIHCLGGSGRSGTVVTAYLMHAYGLSLREALAKVRSLKPSAVETQEQMEVLRELEGYLKG